A portion of the Elephas maximus indicus isolate mEleMax1 chromosome 13, mEleMax1 primary haplotype, whole genome shotgun sequence genome contains these proteins:
- the SNRPA1 gene encoding U2 small nuclear ribonucleoprotein A': MVKLTAELIEQAAQYTNAVRDRELDLRGYKIPVIENLGATLDQFDAIDFSDNEIRKLDGFPLLRRLKTLLVNNNRICRIGEGLDQSLPCLTELILTNNSLVELGDLDPLAALKSLTYLSILRNPVTNKKHYRLYVIYKVPQVRVLDFQKVKLKERQEAEKMFKGKRGAQLAKDIARRSKTFNPGAGLPTDKKKGGPSPGDVEAIKNAIANASTLAEVERLKGLLQSGQIPGRERRSGPSDDGEEEMEEDTVTNGS; the protein is encoded by the exons ATGGTGAAGCTGACGGCGGAGCTGATCGAGCAGGCGGCGCAGTACACCAACGCCGTGCGGGACCGCGAGCTGGACCTCCGGG GTTACAAAATTCCTGTCATTGAAAATCTAGGTGCTACCTTAGACCAGTTTGATGCTATTGATTTTTCTGACAATGAAATCAGGAAACTGGATGGTTTTCCTCTGTTGAGAAGACTGAAAACATTATTGGTGAACAATAACAGAATATG ccgtATAGGTGAGGGACTTGATCAGTCTCTCCCCTGTTTGACAGAACTCATTCTCACCAACAACAGTCTTGTGGAACTG GGTGATCTGGACCCTTTGGCAGCTCTCAAGTCGCTGACTTACCTAAG TATTCTAAGGAATCCTGTAACAAATAAGAAGCATTACAGACTGTATGTAATTTATAAAGTTCCACAAGTCAGAGTACTGGATTTCCAGAAAGTGAAACTGAAA GAGCGTCAGGAAGCAGAGAAAATGTTCAAGGGCAAACGGGGTGCACAACTTGCAAAGGATATTGCCAGGAGAAGCAAAAC TTTTAATCCAGGTGCTGGTTTGCCAACTGACAAAAAGAAAGGTGGGCCGTCTCCAGGGGATGTAGAAGCAATCAAG AATGCTATAGCAAATGCTTCGACTCTGGCCGAGGTGGAGAGGCTGAAGGGCTTGCTGCAGTCTGGCCAGATTCCCGGCAGAGAACGCAGATCAG GGCCCAGTGACGACGGTGAAGAGGAGATGGAAGAAGACACAGTCACTAACGGATCTTGA